The Planococcus halocryophilus nucleotide sequence GGTTTTTTTTGTATTGTAGAGGATATGAGTGGTCAGACCACTTTCAAAAAAATGGGAACTGAGGAACTATCATGAATCAATCTAAACGGTATTTGGATATAGTACGAGACATTCGTGATATGATCCGGCAAGAAAAAATCAAACCGGGGGACCGCATTCCATCTGAAAGGGAATTGGCTGAAAGGATGCAAGTGGGTCGCTCAACCTTACGTGAAGCACTACGCAGTCTTGAACTATTGGGATTAATTGAAACCCGTAGAGGAGAAGGTACCTTTTTGTCTGATTATAGAAACCATAAATTGGTTGAAGTCTTGTCCACGTTTATCTTACAGGACAATCGTTCGCATGAAGATGTATGGGAAACACGTTTGCTTCATGAAGTCGCAGCTATTCAAGCAATTTGCAAAAGTGAAACGGAAAGCCAAATGAAAATTTGGGACAGCTTTCGCTTGCGATTAAAA carries:
- a CDS encoding FadR/GntR family transcriptional regulator — translated: MNQSKRYLDIVRDIRDMIRQEKIKPGDRIPSERELAERMQVGRSTLREALRSLELLGLIETRRGEGTFLSDYRNHKLVEVLSTFILQDNRSHEDVWETRLLHEVAAIQAICKSETESQMKIWDSFRLRLKGESFQREDFVRELMVLSGNRLSLKIWFLLTQYSGNPYAGNVSSKEIDFMNNILLAIEQQNADTAIQEFKAWSEWLKKERISNGNNT